A window of Campylobacter lari subsp. lari contains these coding sequences:
- a CDS encoding Crp/Fnr family transcriptional regulator, whose product MDKYFEILISKGKKKHFNKGNILFFQGEKANKIYILLSGKVRIYKVNAKGFELTLHTLTPVNFIAEMPVFEGINYPANAICEQDCEICVFDFDEFKKLCLENGEFSFLLLTSLIGKIRILENFIRQKSLDLKSRLVSFLLENEEKLQNLKQKEIAVILNLPPESLSRFLKELKQNELICTNKGKIVILNKEKMQNLIKSF is encoded by the coding sequence ATGGATAAATACTTTGAAATTTTAATTTCTAAAGGCAAGAAAAAACACTTTAATAAAGGGAATATTTTATTTTTTCAAGGTGAAAAAGCAAATAAAATTTATATTTTATTAAGTGGAAAAGTGCGTATATATAAGGTGAATGCAAAAGGTTTTGAACTAACACTTCATACTTTAACTCCGGTAAACTTTATAGCTGAAATGCCTGTGTTTGAAGGCATTAATTACCCAGCTAATGCAATTTGTGAGCAAGATTGCGAAATTTGCGTTTTTGATTTTGATGAATTTAAAAAATTATGCTTGGAAAATGGGGAATTTAGTTTTTTACTTCTGACTTCTTTAATCGGTAAAATTCGAATTTTAGAAAATTTCATCAGACAAAAATCTTTGGATTTAAAGTCAAGATTGGTTAGTTTTTTGCTAGAAAATGAAGAAAAATTGCAAAATTTAAAACAAAAAGAAATCGCTGTGATTTTAAATTTACCTCCAGAATCTTTGTCGCGTTTTTTAAAAGAATTAAAACAAAATGAGCTTATTTGTACAAATAAAGGTAAAATAGTAATTTTAAATAAAGAAAAAATGCAAAATTTAATTAAGTCTTTTTAA
- a CDS encoding amino acid ABC transporter permease → MDFDFLIKFSPMFIQASWLTLKLAIYGVFFSFLVGLFCMGVSYFKFSFLNTICKIYIEFSRNTPLLIQLFFLYYALPEFGIHLSSFACAVIGLSFLGGSYMAESLRAGMEAVKKQQYESGLSLGLSKWQNFRYIIMPQALGIAMPSISANIIFLLKETSVVSIIALADLVYVAKDLIGLYYKSNEALFALVLCYLILILPLSLVLNRIEKRLNYV, encoded by the coding sequence ATGGATTTTGATTTTTTAATCAAGTTTAGCCCTATGTTTATACAAGCTTCTTGGCTTACTTTAAAACTTGCTATTTATGGAGTATTTTTTTCATTTTTAGTGGGTTTATTTTGTATGGGAGTAAGTTATTTTAAATTTTCTTTTTTAAATACAATCTGTAAAATTTACATAGAATTTTCAAGAAACACACCTTTATTAATCCAACTTTTCTTTTTATATTATGCTTTGCCTGAGTTTGGGATACACCTTAGCTCTTTTGCTTGTGCTGTGATAGGACTTAGCTTTTTAGGCGGTTCTTATATGGCTGAGAGCTTAAGAGCAGGCATGGAAGCAGTGAAAAAACAACAATACGAGTCAGGACTTTCTTTGGGTTTGAGTAAATGGCAAAATTTCCGTTATATTATCATGCCTCAAGCCTTGGGTATAGCTATGCCAAGCATTAGTGCAAATATCATTTTTTTACTTAAAGAAACATCGGTTGTAAGTATTATCGCTTTAGCAGATTTAGTGTATGTAGCTAAGGATCTTATAGGACTTTATTATAAAAGCAATGAAGCTTTATTTGCTTTGGTGCTTTGTTATTTGATCTTGATTTTACCTTTATCTTTAGTGTTAAACCGTATAGAAAAAAGGTTAAATTATGTTTGA
- a CDS encoding amino acid ABC transporter permease yields MFEILNQDTFFRLAQGLKVTLELSLISVLISLIGGVFFGILMHSKNKILYVFCRFMLEFVRIMPLIVWLFIVHFGLAKWFGWHLSALGSSIIVFSIWGVFEMMDLVRSSLASIPKHQYESGLSLGFNKLQVYLFIIIPLSLRRLLPMSINLFTRIIKSTSVIYLIGGIELIKVGQQVIELNLFQNSYAAFVIYGLILLIYFILCYPLSVYSKFLEKKWS; encoded by the coding sequence ATGTTTGAAATTTTAAATCAAGATACCTTTTTTAGACTAGCACAAGGTTTAAAGGTTACTTTAGAGCTTTCGTTAATTAGTGTTTTGATTTCACTCATAGGAGGAGTATTTTTTGGAATTTTAATGCATTCTAAAAATAAAATCCTTTATGTTTTTTGTCGTTTTATGCTTGAGTTTGTGCGTATTATGCCTTTGATTGTTTGGCTTTTTATAGTGCATTTTGGTTTAGCAAAATGGTTTGGATGGCATTTGAGTGCTTTGGGTTCAAGTATTATTGTTTTTAGTATTTGGGGTGTGTTTGAGATGATGGATTTAGTTAGATCATCTTTGGCAAGCATACCAAAACACCAATATGAATCAGGACTTTCACTAGGCTTTAATAAATTACAAGTTTATCTTTTTATCATCATTCCTTTATCTTTAAGAAGATTGTTACCAATGAGTATTAATCTTTTTACAAGAATTATTAAAAGCACTTCAGTGATTTATCTAATCGGCGGTATAGAGCTTATTAAAGTAGGTCAACAAGTGATTGAGCTAAATTTATTTCAAAATTCTTACGCAGCTTTTGTGATTTATGGTTTGATTTTATTGATTTATTTTATACTTTGTTATCCTTTGTCGGTATATTCAAAGTTTTTAGAGAAAAAATGGAGCTAA
- a CDS encoding amino acid ABC transporter ATP-binding protein: MSILKIQNLQKYYDNHHVLKDINLEVNQKEVVVILGPSGCGKSTLLRCINGLEEMADGAIFVDDEKIDKNYKKWTQIRQKIGMVFQSYELFDHLNVEQNILLGPLKVQKRKKEEVLEEAKYWLDRVGLLHKLKAYPKELSGGQKQRIAIVRSLCMNPEIMLFDEVTAALDPEIVREVLDVILNLAKDGMTMLIVTHEMGFAKAVADRIVFMDDGKIVEISKPDEFFENPKTDRAKKFLNLFDFHC; this comes from the coding sequence ATGAGCATTTTAAAAATACAAAATTTACAAAAATATTATGATAATCATCATGTTTTAAAAGATATAAATTTAGAAGTAAATCAAAAAGAAGTAGTGGTTATACTAGGTCCAAGTGGTTGTGGAAAATCTACACTTTTAAGATGTATTAATGGTTTAGAAGAAATGGCTGATGGAGCTATTTTTGTAGATGATGAGAAAATTGATAAAAATTATAAAAAATGGACTCAAATTCGCCAAAAAATAGGTATGGTATTTCAATCTTATGAGCTTTTTGATCATTTAAATGTGGAGCAAAATATACTCTTAGGGCCTTTAAAGGTGCAAAAAAGAAAAAAAGAAGAGGTTTTAGAAGAAGCAAAATATTGGCTTGATAGAGTAGGGCTTTTGCATAAATTAAAAGCTTATCCTAAAGAGTTAAGTGGTGGACAAAAACAACGCATAGCTATAGTTAGAAGCCTTTGTATGAATCCTGAAATCATGCTTTTTGATGAAGTTACAGCAGCGCTTGATCCTGAAATTGTGCGTGAGGTTTTAGATGTGATTTTAAATTTAGCCAAAGATGGTATGACTATGCTTATAGTTACGCATGAAATGGGTTTTGCAAAAGCTGTTGCTGATAGAATAGTTTTTATGGATGATGGAAAAATAGTAGAAATTTCAAAGCCTGATGAATTTTTTGAAAATCCAAAAACTGATCGTGCGAAAAAATTTCTCAATTTGTTTGATTTTCATTGTTAA
- a CDS encoding cysteine ABC transporter substrate-binding protein: protein MALFFSACSNSGSNENSIEKIKQQGVIRIGVFGDKPPFGYLDVQGKNQGYDIYFAKRIAKELLGDESKAQFVLVEAANRVEFLQSNKVDLILANFTKTPEREAVVDFALPYMKVALGVVAPKNSDIKTIDDLKSKTLILNKGTTADAYFTKNMPEIKTIKFDQNTETFAALIGKRGDALSHDNALLFAWAKENPNFEVVIKELGNHDVIAPAVKKGDEAMLKFINDLIVKLQNEQFFHKAYDETLKPFFSDDIKADDVVIEGGKI from the coding sequence ATGGCACTTTTTTTTAGCGCCTGCTCAAATTCAGGCTCTAATGAAAACTCCATAGAAAAAATCAAACAACAAGGTGTTATCCGCATAGGTGTATTTGGTGATAAACCTCCATTTGGCTACTTAGATGTACAAGGGAAAAATCAAGGTTATGATATATATTTTGCAAAACGCATTGCAAAAGAACTTTTAGGAGATGAGTCTAAAGCACAATTTGTTTTAGTCGAAGCAGCAAATAGGGTTGAATTTTTACAATCAAATAAGGTTGATTTAATTTTAGCTAATTTTACTAAAACTCCAGAAAGAGAAGCTGTGGTGGATTTTGCACTGCCTTATATGAAAGTTGCTCTTGGGGTAGTAGCTCCTAAAAATTCAGATATTAAAACTATAGATGATTTAAAAAGTAAAACTTTGATTTTAAATAAAGGCACAACAGCTGATGCGTATTTTACAAAAAATATGCCAGAAATTAAAACCATTAAATTTGATCAAAACACAGAAACCTTTGCAGCTTTAATCGGCAAAAGAGGCGATGCGCTAAGTCATGATAATGCATTGCTTTTTGCATGGGCTAAAGAAAATCCAAATTTTGAAGTAGTGATTAAAGAGCTTGGAAATCATGATGTTATAGCTCCTGCTGTAAAAAAAGGCGATGAAGCTATGCTGAAATTTATCAATGATTTGATTGTAAAATTACAAAATGAGCAGTTTTTTCACAAAGCTTATGATGAAACCTTAAAGCCATTTTTTAGCGATGATATAAAAGCTGATGATGTGGTAATTGAAGGTGGCAAGATTTAA
- a CDS encoding MFS transporter — protein sequence MQKAFKNTIYASLGGILEFYDFVLFIFFASVFAKIFFPQNDDFWPLIYTYIAFGAGYLARPFGAVVLAHFADIKGRKNVFYISMLLMVVPSFILAFLPTYESIGLFATFMLFIIRIAQGLAIGAEVSGAWIFVSEFVSKKRLGLALGFISATLTLGLLLGNLATLAVYAYFDKEEVESFAWRIPFFVGGFFGVLALFLRMKLNETPAFKNIKDKEKILNFPLLHALKTHKKSMLVCALLTVVLTSGVATLMILPQYFESLLGVSKTTALTYQNLAIVMIILGSLVQGYLADFLGHFRICLIFTSLFGIFGISFSFYNEWFLSFYLLACFAQGIIAFAPIFMTQIFTTELRSSGLSFAYNISYAILGFITPFIVNFTYKEYFYIYIIFIIIACLLSMSLVKNIFKTKN from the coding sequence ATGCAAAAAGCTTTTAAAAATACCATCTATGCTTCTTTGGGTGGTATTTTAGAATTTTATGATTTTGTTTTATTTATCTTCTTTGCTAGTGTTTTTGCAAAAATTTTCTTTCCTCAAAATGATGATTTTTGGCCATTAATCTATACTTATATAGCCTTTGGGGCAGGGTATTTGGCTAGACCTTTTGGTGCTGTTGTTTTAGCGCATTTTGCAGATATAAAAGGGCGTAAGAATGTTTTTTATATTAGCATGCTTTTGATGGTTGTACCAAGTTTTATATTAGCTTTTTTACCTACTTATGAAAGTATAGGACTTTTTGCTACTTTTATGCTTTTTATCATACGGATAGCTCAAGGATTAGCCATAGGAGCTGAAGTAAGTGGAGCATGGATTTTTGTGAGTGAATTTGTAAGTAAAAAAAGACTTGGTTTAGCGCTTGGATTTATTTCAGCGACTTTAACTTTAGGTTTATTGCTTGGAAATTTAGCAACTTTGGCTGTATATGCGTATTTTGATAAAGAAGAAGTAGAAAGCTTTGCTTGGAGAATTCCTTTTTTTGTTGGGGGATTTTTTGGTGTATTGGCTTTATTTTTACGCATGAAATTGAATGAAACACCAGCTTTTAAAAACATAAAAGATAAAGAAAAAATTTTAAATTTTCCACTTTTACATGCTTTAAAAACACATAAAAAAAGTATGCTAGTGTGCGCTTTGCTTACCGTTGTTTTAACAAGCGGGGTAGCCACTTTAATGATACTGCCACAATATTTTGAAAGCTTATTAGGAGTTAGTAAAACTACCGCTTTAACATATCAAAATTTGGCTATAGTGATGATTATACTAGGAAGTTTGGTACAAGGATATTTGGCGGATTTTTTAGGTCATTTTAGAATTTGTTTGATTTTTACTTCGCTTTTTGGAATTTTTGGTATAAGTTTTAGCTTTTATAATGAGTGGTTTTTATCATTTTATTTGCTTGCTTGTTTTGCGCAAGGTATTATAGCTTTTGCTCCTATTTTTATGACTCAAATTTTTACTACAGAGTTAAGATCAAGTGGTCTTTCTTTTGCTTACAATATTTCTTATGCGATTTTGGGTTTCATAACCCCTTTTATTGTTAATTTTACATATAAGGAGTATTTTTATATTTATATTATTTTTATAATAATTGCTTGCTTGTTAAGTATGTCTTTAGTAAAAAATATTTTTAAAACAAAAAATTAG
- a CDS encoding COG3400 family protein — protein MNKILLLADGIFAKDFLMKIHNNKTFKESLSVVYYNDESVDLDLENEQISFYKFDPTSLVKLENLLKEEFHQAIIYMQEEADMLACYKNLRKLHPRLNIVVMDLWNSQIDDNFCEVINVYDTLSTRLTGCLDNMPSMAQFIGLGQGEIMEVKIPAGSSFAYRHISSISQKRFKIVMVYRNNEFILARPGLILMPNDSILIVGDPKVLQSVFTNIKTSLGRFPSPFGDNILCVIDMKKMSEFAIEKLIFASLLLHVRINSKKLYFKVINPTLTPMYYKLKALHKNSTEVIFDYESTNIKNIKPFVENTSIGLLVVEDYLFEKEKSFLFALKIPVLKAGKGDFADLKSSVVLSSNFEDVEGIASIVLDLNKQIQLGLALYYYDLKLNKAEIFEYHQYFESLSKLHDEKLLLIEEKEHNPINKFSYKQNILHFVPFNEKILGSNFNKILKTDLNTIYYKMSKNYQLFIPSL, from the coding sequence ATGAATAAAATTTTATTACTAGCTGATGGGATTTTTGCTAAAGATTTTTTAATGAAAATTCATAACAATAAAACTTTTAAAGAATCTTTGAGTGTTGTTTATTATAATGATGAAAGTGTGGATTTGGATTTAGAAAATGAGCAAATATCTTTTTATAAATTTGATCCTACGAGTTTGGTTAAACTAGAAAATTTACTAAAGGAAGAATTCCATCAAGCTATCATCTATATGCAAGAAGAAGCAGATATGCTAGCTTGCTATAAAAATTTAAGAAAATTACACCCAAGATTAAATATAGTTGTTATGGATTTATGGAATAGTCAAATTGATGATAATTTTTGTGAAGTAATTAATGTTTATGATACTTTAAGCACGAGATTAACGGGTTGTTTAGATAATATGCCTTCCATGGCACAATTTATTGGGCTTGGACAAGGTGAGATAATGGAGGTAAAAATTCCTGCAGGATCAAGCTTTGCTTATAGACATATAAGCTCTATTAGCCAAAAACGCTTTAAAATTGTAATGGTTTATAGAAATAATGAATTTATCCTAGCAAGACCTGGGCTTATTTTAATGCCAAATGATAGTATTTTAATCGTGGGCGATCCTAAAGTTTTACAAAGTGTTTTTACTAATATTAAAACAAGCTTAGGCCGCTTTCCATCGCCATTTGGAGATAATATACTTTGTGTTATAGATATGAAAAAAATGAGTGAGTTTGCCATAGAAAAGCTTATTTTTGCAAGTTTGCTTTTACATGTAAGGATTAATAGCAAAAAGCTTTATTTTAAAGTGATTAATCCTACTTTAACTCCTATGTATTATAAACTTAAAGCCTTGCATAAAAATAGTACTGAAGTAATATTTGACTATGAAAGTACAAATATAAAAAATATTAAGCCTTTTGTGGAAAATACCAGCATAGGTTTGCTAGTGGTGGAAGATTATCTTTTTGAAAAAGAAAAAAGTTTTCTTTTTGCTTTAAAAATTCCTGTGTTAAAAGCAGGTAAAGGGGATTTTGCGGACTTAAAATCATCGGTGGTTTTAAGTTCAAACTTTGAAGATGTGGAAGGTATTGCTTCTATTGTACTTGATTTAAATAAGCAAATCCAACTAGGACTTGCTTTGTATTATTACGATTTGAAACTAAATAAAGCTGAAATTTTTGAATATCATCAATACTTTGAAAGCCTTTCAAAACTTCATGATGAAAAATTACTTTTAATAGAAGAAAAAGAGCACAACCCTATCAATAAATTTTCTTATAAACAAAATATATTGCATTTTGTGCCATTTAATGAAAAAATTTTAGGAAGTAATTTCAATAAAATTTTAAAAACAGATTTAAATACGATATATTATAAGATGAGTAAAAATTATCAATTATTTATACCATCATTGTGA
- the aroB gene encoding 3-dehydroquinate synthase codes for MQVKVNLENNTSYNVYINELEKLNFDTKVVILTNELVAKLHLDTLLEKIQAKELFIIKIKDGEEYKNLQTIEYILNQMCVYKLDRKSLLISFGGGVISDMGGFVASIYQRGIEFINIPTTLLACVDASVGGKTGVNNKFGKNLIGTFYQPKAVYCESRFLKTLPSRELAAGMAEFIKMAVVFDETILSFLENLNEDKFLNAKLDDITLAQIIQKSIELKASVVSQDEKESGLRMLLNYGHTFAHVIENQTGYKKYLHGEAVAIGMNMANVLALNLGLLSEQECQRVQNLLAKFKLPISYKISNTQEFYNAFFLDKKTHFQKINFILACGLGKACIKNDISKEDILRTLEVFA; via the coding sequence ATGCAAGTTAAAGTAAATTTAGAAAATAATACAAGTTATAATGTCTATATAAATGAATTAGAAAAGTTAAATTTTGATACTAAAGTAGTGATTTTAACTAATGAATTAGTAGCAAAGCTACATTTAGATACGCTTTTGGAAAAAATTCAAGCTAAAGAACTTTTTATCATAAAAATCAAAGATGGTGAAGAGTATAAAAATTTACAAACTATAGAATATATCTTAAATCAAATGTGCGTTTATAAGCTAGATAGAAAAAGCTTGCTTATTAGCTTTGGTGGCGGGGTGATCTCTGATATGGGTGGTTTTGTAGCAAGTATATATCAAAGGGGGATAGAATTTATCAATATCCCCACAACTTTACTAGCTTGTGTGGATGCAAGTGTGGGTGGTAAAACTGGAGTTAATAATAAATTTGGCAAAAACTTAATAGGTACTTTTTATCAACCAAAAGCAGTGTATTGTGAGAGTAGATTTTTAAAAACTTTACCTTCAAGAGAACTAGCTGCGGGTATGGCTGAATTTATCAAAATGGCTGTGGTTTTTGATGAAACGATTTTATCTTTTTTAGAAAATTTAAACGAGGATAAATTTTTAAATGCCAAATTAGATGATATTACTTTGGCTCAAATCATCCAAAAAAGCATAGAACTTAAAGCTAGTGTGGTTTCACAAGATGAAAAAGAAAGCGGTTTGAGAATGCTTTTAAATTATGGACACACCTTTGCTCATGTTATAGAAAATCAAACAGGCTATAAAAAATACTTACATGGCGAAGCTGTGGCTATAGGTATGAATATGGCAAATGTTTTAGCACTAAATTTAGGATTGTTAAGTGAGCAAGAATGCCAAAGAGTACAAAATTTACTTGCGAAATTTAAATTACCTATATCTTATAAAATTTCAAATACACAAGAGTTTTACAATGCCTTTTTCTTGGATAAAAAGACACATTTTCAAAAGATTAATTTCATTTTAGCTTGTGGCTTGGGAAAAGCTTGTATAAAAAATGATATAAGCAAAGAAGATATTTTACGCACTTTAGAGGTGTTTGCATGA
- a CDS encoding mechanosensitive ion channel family protein gives MKKIFLLLFLPFLMLLAQDDIKHLEEKLNQLHNNLSYNTWVEKYNNFNAYKKTQEEILALEKEGLKANERNKIIIERQILILKERLELLNEYKSTNFSKLILAPDDIEKMDPLTNPLAIISAYSHIKKLKRDREDFINLLNSFKKTLEELIKENILIAELAKISPNQKRQEELALSNQMVRDFSQTLRFGEISYSVYEKKIQDEINKTTASIKVQGLRAFNVILGIIIAIAVAFMLKFIARKYIEDNDRFYTANKIINFINVNVIVLIILFGYIENISYLVTVLGFASAGLAIAMKDMFMSMLGWCVIVFGGSFRVGDRIRVFQNGNQYIGDIIDISFLRITLYEDITLLTYTDNRRSGRIVFIPNNFIFTNLISNYTHHGMKTVWDGLDITLTFDSNHQKALEIVQDIVTKAAKGYTKIAKESMEKLRNEYSIRNPRVEPRFFTFFENYGLRISAWYMTNSYMALVLRSNISKDIINEFNKHDDIKISYPSQNIYFSKNEFINDKENI, from the coding sequence ATGAAAAAGATTTTTTTACTTTTATTTTTACCTTTTTTGATGCTTTTGGCACAAGATGATATAAAACATTTAGAAGAAAAATTAAATCAATTACATAATAATCTTTCTTATAATACTTGGGTAGAAAAATATAATAATTTTAATGCATACAAAAAGACACAAGAAGAAATTCTTGCCCTTGAAAAAGAGGGTTTAAAGGCCAATGAACGCAATAAAATCATCATAGAAAGACAAATTTTGATTTTAAAAGAAAGACTAGAGCTTTTAAATGAATACAAAAGCACAAATTTTTCAAAATTGATTTTGGCTCCAGATGATATAGAAAAAATGGATCCACTAACTAATCCTTTAGCTATAATTTCTGCATATTCTCATATAAAAAAATTAAAAAGAGATAGGGAGGATTTTATAAATCTTTTAAATTCCTTTAAAAAGACTTTAGAAGAATTAATAAAAGAAAATATTTTAATTGCTGAGCTTGCAAAAATAAGTCCAAATCAAAAACGCCAAGAAGAACTTGCACTTTCTAATCAAATGGTTAGGGATTTTTCTCAAACTCTACGCTTTGGTGAAATTTCATATTCTGTTTATGAGAAAAAAATTCAAGATGAAATTAATAAAACAACAGCTTCTATTAAAGTTCAAGGTCTTAGGGCTTTTAATGTTATTTTGGGTATTATTATCGCTATTGCAGTGGCGTTTATGCTTAAATTTATCGCTAGAAAATATATAGAAGATAATGATAGATTTTACACAGCAAATAAAATTATAAATTTTATTAATGTAAATGTTATAGTGTTAATCATACTTTTTGGTTATATAGAAAATATTAGCTATTTAGTAACCGTGCTTGGTTTTGCTTCTGCTGGTTTGGCTATTGCCATGAAAGATATGTTTATGTCTATGCTTGGCTGGTGTGTGATAGTCTTTGGTGGAAGTTTTAGAGTGGGCGATAGAATAAGAGTTTTTCAAAATGGAAACCAATACATAGGAGATATCATAGATATTTCTTTTTTAAGAATTACCTTATATGAAGATATTACTCTTTTAACTTATACTGATAATAGAAGAAGTGGTAGGATAGTTTTTATACCAAATAATTTTATTTTTACAAATTTAATTTCAAATTATACTCATCATGGTATGAAAACGGTTTGGGATGGGCTTGATATAACCTTAACCTTTGATTCAAATCATCAAAAAGCTTTAGAAATAGTCCAAGATATAGTCACTAAAGCCGCAAAAGGCTATACAAAAATAGCAAAAGAATCCATGGAAAAATTAAGAAATGAATATAGTATAAGAAATCCTAGAGTTGAGCCTAGATTTTTTACATTTTTTGAAAATTATGGTTTGAGAATTTCTGCTTGGTATATGACAAATTCATATATGGCTTTGGTTTTAAGAAGTAATATAAGCAAAGATATTATCAATGAATTTAACAAACACGATGATATTAAAATTTCATATCCATCGCAAAATATTTATTTTTCTAAGAATGAATTTATAAATGATAAGGAAAATATTTGA
- the mtaB gene encoding tRNA (N(6)-L-threonylcarbamoyladenosine(37)-C(2))-methylthiotransferase MtaB yields MKQKVYFKTFGCRTNIYDTQLIKTYIKDHEIVQNEQEADVIIINSCTVTNGADSGLRTYINSVKKNGVKVILTGCGAISKGKDFFDKKEVFGVLGASNKSKINELIMSKKEFYEIGDLKFIDTKIVSDYENHTKAFVKIQEGCDFACSYCIIPSVRGKSRSIPSDEIIKQIKLLAQNGYSEVVLTGTNIGSYGLKDKTTLGKLLQEIGKINGIKRVRLGSLEPAQIDESFKEILDEPWLERHLHIALQHTHEKMLRIMRRRSHTQNDLALFNELSQKGFALGTDFIVAHPGESELIWQEALENFKHFKLTHIHAFIFSPRDGTHSASMKERINGEIAKERLNILKDIVFQNNYEFRKNHKVKLEILVENKKGEFYEGYDQFFNKIKISSKEDIAKQWLIVDDYEIKNDYNFVGLNNEK; encoded by the coding sequence TTGAAGCAAAAAGTATATTTTAAAACTTTTGGATGTAGAACTAATATTTATGATACCCAGCTAATAAAAACTTACATAAAAGATCATGAAATAGTCCAAAATGAGCAAGAAGCTGATGTGATAATTATAAATTCATGCACAGTTACAAATGGAGCTGATAGTGGGCTAAGAACTTATATAAATAGTGTTAAAAAAAATGGCGTTAAGGTTATACTTACAGGTTGTGGAGCTATAAGTAAGGGTAAGGATTTTTTTGATAAAAAAGAAGTTTTTGGGGTTTTAGGCGCTTCAAATAAAAGTAAAATCAACGAACTTATCATGAGTAAAAAAGAATTTTACGAGATAGGGGATTTGAAATTTATAGATACAAAAATTGTTAGTGATTATGAAAATCACACAAAAGCTTTTGTGAAAATTCAAGAAGGGTGTGATTTTGCTTGTAGTTATTGTATTATCCCAAGTGTAAGAGGAAAATCAAGAAGTATTCCAAGTGATGAAATAATAAAACAAATTAAGCTTTTAGCTCAAAATGGCTATAGTGAAGTAGTTTTAACAGGGACAAACATAGGAAGCTATGGCTTAAAAGATAAAACAACACTTGGAAAATTACTCCAAGAAATAGGAAAAATTAATGGCATTAAAAGAGTAAGGCTTGGAAGTTTAGAACCTGCTCAAATTGATGAGAGTTTTAAAGAAATTTTAGATGAGCCTTGGCTTGAGAGGCATTTACACATTGCCCTGCAACACACTCATGAGAAAATGTTGCGTATTATGAGACGAAGATCGCATACTCAAAATGATTTAGCGTTGTTTAATGAATTAAGCCAAAAAGGCTTTGCTTTAGGGACTGATTTTATAGTAGCGCACCCTGGAGAAAGTGAGTTAATTTGGCAAGAAGCTTTAGAAAATTTCAAACATTTCAAACTCACACACATCCATGCTTTTATATTCTCACCACGTGATGGAACGCATTCTGCTTCTATGAAAGAGCGTATAAATGGCGAAATAGCAAAAGAAAGATTAAATATTTTAAAAGATATTGTTTTTCAAAATAATTATGAATTTAGAAAAAATCATAAGGTGAAATTAGAAATTTTAGTTGAAAATAAAAAGGGTGAATTTTATGAAGGATATGATCAATTTTTTAACAAAATAAAAATTTCATCTAAAGAAGATATAGCTAAACAATGGTTGATTGTTGATGATTATGAGATAAAAAATGATTATAATTTTGTGGGTTTAAATAATGAAAAATAA